GGACGCTCGTCGGGGTCCGCCACAGCTGTCCCTCGAGGCCGGGATCGATGCCGCGTGCCAGTTCGAGGTCCCGGTACCGCCACCGCCGCGTCCCGTCGGCCTGCGGCGTGTTCGCCATGGCCTGGAGCCGCTCCAGCCGTCGTGGCCGCTCCACGGCCCGGAGCCACGGCCAGGCCAGATGCAGGGCGGCGCCGCCGATCAGGTTGCCGTCGTGCCAAAAGCCCAGGGCGCCTGTCGGTATCTCGAGGGTCCGGACCAGGCGCAGCGTGCCGTCCGGGCCGGGCTCCTCGTCCAGCGCCGCGCGCAGGGCCTCGTCCAACAGCCGGCTGCCGGCGACCGTTCCGCTGCTGGCGTAGAAGGGGAGATCGGGGCGGCAGTTCAGGAACTCCGGCAGGGACTGCGGCTGCGGCAGTCCCAGACTCCGGCGCAGGTGTGCGGCGTTCACCACGCAGGCCGCGGCGGTGACGGCCGCTTCGACCACCGCGGCGCGCACCCGCGGATCGGTCACGTCGGGCAGCACCTCGGACACCGCTTCGGCGGCGGTCGCCGGGCCGTGGTGACCCGCTGCGAGCAGCCGGCGTGCCCGGGCTTCGTCGACGGCGCGCAACGCCGCCGAACCGATCACGTCCGCGACCTCGAGATGCGGCCACCACGCCGGCGGGGCGACGAGCCGTGGTTTGACGCCCAGGTGTTGCAGGCCGCCGAACGGGATCCGGATCGCGACCGCCCCGTCGGGCGCGTGGACGTACGCGAAACCGTCGCCGCTGGACACCCGGGTGGCCGTACGCGCGCCGGGGAAGACGATCCGCGCCTCGGTCGGGGCCTGCGGCCACACCGGGTTCTGGTCGAGGGTCAGGCGCGAGTCGCGGTCGCCGCCGCTGAGGAAGAAGCTGTGCCGCCGGCTGCCCACGCGGCGCGCTACGCGCAGCACGGTCCCGTCGTACCACTGCGAGACGGAGGCCTCGTTCGGCAGGATCGTCCCGGGGATGTGGACCGGCTGCTGCCGGGGCTCGAGGATGTGGGCGCCCCAGCCGCTGGACAGGGTCAGGCACGTGCCGTTCAGGGCCGCGCGCATCGTGGGATACAGCCGGGCCGTCGGGTCGCCGAACGCCCCGGGCAGCGCCAGTTCGGCCGGCAGTCCGTTGCGCAGTGCCGTCATGAGCGCCACCGCGGGGTCGGTGATCGAAACCCGGCCGGCGATGCTCGAATCAAGATTCTGATATCCGGCGTCGACGAGCCGTGACAGCCGGAGCAGCGCCGCGTCCAGCGCGTGCAGCCCGGTCGAGGCGGCGTCGGCCACCCACCTGTCCACCTGCTCGCACAGCAGGCCGCGCACGGCGTCGCCGGCGTTCCAGACGGTCGCCAGCTGCTCTCGGGGGTCGATGTTCATGAAGTAGCCGAACCTGGCGACGAAACCGCTTATCTGTTCGACCTGCCGGGCCTGCAGTGCCGGGTCGGCGGCGCCGTCGCGGACTTGTTCGGCGAACGTCTTGATCGCCGAGTTCGAGCTGTCCCAGTGCGGCGAGTGGTACCGTTGGTCCCCCGGATCACCTTGCGCGAACTCGCGGGCCAGGGAGAACTGCGGGCCGTCGTCGGGATCCTGACCGTCGTCGGGGTCCTGGCCGTCCTCGGGCTCCCATCCCGGCACATCGGACTGGTCCACCAGCGTGAACAGGTACCCCATCGGGCACCGCGCCCCTGGCCCGGCGAACCAGTCGGCGTCCAGCATCCGGCCGGCACCGGCCCCGGCGAGGAGCCCGAACCACAGGTGGCGGATCTGATCGACGACCTGCGGATCGTCCGAGCCGTCCCGGGGCTCGCATCCGACCAGCAGCCTCAGCAGGTCCTCGTCGCCGGCTACAAGACGCTCCAGCGCCGGAACCGCCGCCTGCCAGACCTTCAGCGAAGCCCCGGCCAGGGCTCCGGTCCGCATCATGCGCTCGGCGAGGAACGCCTCCTCGACGGCCTTCTTGATCCCGGCGGCGCGCGCCAGCGAGCGCAGGTCGGGGAAGACCGCGGCATACGGGACCAGGCCGGCGTCGAGCGCCGCGCAGACCACCTCGCGGAACCTGGTGTGGGCGGTGGCGGGGCCGGTGTTGGCTGTCAGGGTTTTGGCATAGGCGCGGTAGTCCTTCGGCGCGACCGCGTCCAGCGGGGCGAAGTCCAGCAGGCGGGTGTGCATCCGGCCGAGCCCGGCCTCGTCGGCCGCGGGGTCCAGGACGCCGATGTGGCTGAAGCAGACCGCCGCCGCCTCGGAGTCGTTGCCGGCGGCCAGTATCCGGCACGCCTGCTCCATCAAGACGACGGCGTCGCCGGCCGGCACCGATTTCGCCCATCGTGCCACGACCGCCTTGGCGCGCCGGGGATCGCTGGCGCCGAGCTCGGCTATGAAGGCTTCGAGCCGCTCGTCTGCGGGGAGTTCGTCAGGCACCGGCGAAGCCTATCGCCGGTGCCTGACAGGAGATCAGGCCTCTGATGGGGCTACTGGTCGTCGCCGTCCTGGCGGCCCCAGATGCCCTCGATGGCCGGGGCGTACAGGTCGTTCTTGGTCAGGCTGGGCAGTCCGAGCCCGGCCTCGATGGTCCGCAGCACGCTGTAGTGCGTGTACCGGTCGCTGCTCGTCGAGCCGGCCTTCACCGTGCCCTGCGATCCCAGCACCAGCGTCGGAATGTTCTGCAGGTGCTGCTGGCCGTCGGCGGCGTCCTCGTCCCAGGTGATGATCAGCAGGGAGCGCTGGGTCTTCCAGGCCGGGGAGTTGAAGATGGCCGGCAGGGTGTTGGCCAGCCAGGTGTCGCCGGCCTTGACGCCGCAGCCCTCCATGTCGTCGCAGTCGTCGGCGCTGAGCCAGGCGAACGTCGGGGTGGTCGCGGTCGACTTCAGGTCGGTGCTCATCTGGGTCAGCGGCAGCAGGTGGGCCGCGCAGTTGACCGGGTTGTTCTTGACGTCGTTGAAGAAGTAGAACGGCAGGTCGTCGATGGTGTAGGCGCCGTGGGCCGTGGTGTCGCAGGGCTGCGCGGCGTTCTCCATGTAGCCGCGCCAGCTGCCGCCGGCGTTGTCGACGAGGTCGCCGATGTGCTGGGCGTTGACGGTGCTGGTGAAGGGCGTGTTGTCGGTGACGCCGAACAGGCTGCCGCCGGCCAGGGCGACGTAGTTCGGGTCCGAGGGGTGGGTCTCGCCCAGGGCGCCGGTGAGGTTCGCGCCCTTGGGGATCAGGCTGTTGAGGTACGGGGCCTGCCCGGTGTTGCCGACGATGCCCTTGTAGTCCTGGTTCTCCATCATCACCACGAACACGTGGTCGTACCCGGGGACCTTGGCGACCGGCGGCTTGGGCGCGGCCGGGGCGGCGATCGGGGCCGAGACGCGCAGCGAGAGGTCGTCGGCGAAGCCCAGGCCGTGGCCGGTGCGGTCGGTGGGCTGGTTGCCGGTGACCGTCAGCACGGTGCGGATGGAGCGGGTGCCGGCGGGGATCTTGCCCAGCGACTGCTCGGGGATCAGGCCGGTGGCGTTGCCGCGCATGGCCGGGGTGGCCGGGGCGAGCGTGGCGGTGCCGAGGGCCTTGCCGTGCGCGTCCAGGAAGGTGCTGACCACGCCGGCGGTGTCGGCGACGGTGCCGGAGCCGCCGAGCCAGGCCGTCAGGTTGTAAGTGACCTTGCCGGAGTCGATCTGGCGCGCGGCGGCCTTGACGTCGGCGACCTGGGTCCCGGTGCTGACGCCGCCACCGCCGCCGGCGAACAGGTTCTGGCCGCGGTCCACCGGCCCGGGCGAGGTCAGCTTCGGGAAGCCGGACACGCCCTCGCCGCCGGTGGCGCCGTAGGCGACGGAGTTGAGCAGGCCGTCGACCTTCCAACCGGGGATGGTGTTGGTGTCGACGCCGTCCGTCGTGCCCTCGCCCTGCTCGGCGCCGCCGTTGACGATGAGGTTCGGGCCGGTGCCGGTGTCCGGCTGCGGCGGGACCACCACCGGCGGCGCGGCCGGCGTCACGGTGAGGGTGATCGGGCCGGCCAGCACGGTGTAGCCGTCGTTGGCGAACAGGTACACCTTCCAGTCCCCGGCGGCCAGCGCGTGGGTGTCGAAAGTGGCCGTGCCGGCGGCGGCCGTGACGTACTGCCAGCTGGTCGAGCCCTGAGTGCCCGGGGTGTCGGTGGGCTTGTAGATGCCGATCCAGTTCGTCGCGCTCACGCTCCCGGCCGGGACGCTGTAGGCGAAGGTGACCGGGGCGCCCTGCTGGACGGCGCCGGTGGTGGTCTGGGTCAGTGTCGAGGCGTCGGCGGCGGTCGCGGCGCCGGTCGCGGCCGCGGCGGGGGCCGCGATCGAGAAGGCGGCGTCGGCGCCGGCGCCGAGCACCGCGACGGCGGCGGTGATGATCGCGCCGGAGCGGAGGGTTCTGCGGAAGGTGCCCTGGGGCTTGGAAGACATGGCTGGGACAGTGTCCGGCGGCCGTTACGTCCGGCCCTCAGCGCGGGAGAGCATGTGTGACATGGCAGTGAAATGTTGTATAGACAACTTGTAAGCCTGGGCCCTCAGGCGGCGCATATCGTGGACATACCGAAAACCGGATACGGGACGGCAACAGCCTGCTGCCTTGACTGGGAGCGTGGCTTTCAGTGAACCGAGGCGTCCCGCCGTCGTCGTGGCTCTTGTCCTGGTCGGCGCGGTGCTGGCCGGTGTCGTGTCGTACGCGGCGCTGGCAGCGTTCGACAAGCATGGTGAGTCGGCTTCGGCCTCGGCACCCGGCCCTGAGTTTCCCTTGCCGCCCCCATCCAGCTCGGCGACGCAGGCCATGGCCGGCACCGTCTACACCGACCCGAGTGCCGGGCACGGACCAGATCGCGGCGGGCCTGATGGCGGCGAAAGCGCTGGTCGACCGGATCGCCGACCAGTAGCGCGCCGTTCTCGATACGTGGACGATATACCCCGCCTCGTACCATCGTGGGCATGCGTGTGTTGGTGGTTGAGGACGAGCTCTACATGGCCGAGGCCATCCGTGACGGCCTGCGCCTGGACGCGATAGCCGCCGACATCGCCGGCGACGGCGACACCGCGCTGGAGCTGCTCGGCGTCAACAGCTACGACATCGCCGTGCTCGACCGCGACATCCCCGGCCCCTCGGGCGACGAGGTCGCCAAGCGCATCATCGCCTCCGGCACCGGGATGCCGATCCTCATGCTCACCGCCGCGGACCGGCTCGACGACAAGGCCAGCGGCTTCGAGCTCGGCGCCGACGACTACCTGACCAAGCCCTTCGCCCTGCGTGAGCTGGTGCTGCGGCTGCGCGCGCTGGACCGCAGGCGCGCGCACAGCCGGCCGCCGGTCCGGGAGATCGCCGGGCTGCGCCTGGATCCGTTCCGCCGCGAGGTGTTCCGCGACGGGCGGTACGTCGCCCTCACGCGCAAGCAGTTCGCCGTCCTGGAGGTGCTCATCGCGGCCGAGGGCGGGGTCGTCAGCGCCGAACAGCTGCTGGAGCGGGCCTGGGACGAGAACGCCGACCCCTTCACCAACGCCGTCCGGATCACCGTCTCGGCCCTGCGCAAACGGCTCGGCGAGCCCTGGGTCATCGCGACCGTGCCGGGCGTCGGCTATCGCATCGACGCCGACCCGGGTGCTCCCCGCGAAGGCGGAAACCGTGACTAGACCTCAGGGCCTGAGCGCCCGCCTCAAGCTCACCTTCAGCTACGCGGGCCTGGTCATGCTCGCCGGATCGCTGCTGATCACCGTGGCGTGGGTCTTCGCGCTGCGCTGGCTGCCGAACAGCGCCCCCATGAAGGGGGCGAAGCCGATGGCCCCGGACGCACCCGGAACCGGCGGCACCACCCCGATCGTGCTCATCCTGGGCCCGAGCCGCTCGGACCTGATGCGCGGCTTCGCCCCCGCCGCGGCCGTGGCGGTGCTCGCCCTGCTGGTGCTGGGCCTGGTCGGCGGCTGGTTCCTGGCCGGCCGCATGCTCGCCCCGCTGACCCGCATCACCGAGGCCACACGCCAGGCCGCGACCGGCTCGCTGTCCCACCGCATCGAGCTGGAGGGCAGCAACGACGAGTTCCGCGAGCTCGCCGACGCCTTCGACGCCATGCTCGCGCAGCTCGAGGCGCACGTCGCCGAACAGCGGAGGTTCGCCGCCAACGCCTCGCACGAGCTGCGCACCCCGCTGGCGGTCACCCAGTCACTGCTGGACGCGGCCCGCGACGACCCGCACCGCGACACCGCCCGGCTCATCGAGCGGCTGCACGCCGTCAACACCCGGGCGATCGACCTCACCGCGGCCCTGCTGCTGCTCACCCGCGCCAACCAGCGCTCTTTCGCCCGCGAGGAGGTCGACCTGTCGCTGATGGCCGAGGAAGCCGCCGAGACGCTGCTCCCCCTGGCCGAGAAGCGCGGCCTGGCCATAGAGACCGCCGGGGGCGTGGCACCGGCGGTCGGCTCCCCGGCGCTGCTCCTGCAACTGGCGACGAACCTCGTCCACAACGCGATCGTCCACAACCTGCCGGGCCGGGGCACCGTCTGGGTCAGCACCGAAGCCGGCCCCGACGGCGTCGGGCTCACCGTGGAGAACACCGGCGGGCATCTCGCCCCGGCGCTGGTCGCCACGCTCACCGAGCCGTTCCAGCGCGGTACCGAACGCGTCCAGAACGACCACGGCGGCGTCGGCCTCGGGCTGGCGATCGTCAAGAGCATCACGGCAGCCCATGACGGCACCCTCGCTCTAGCCGCACGGCCCGACGGGGGCTTGCGCGTGACGGTCCGGCTGCCGAGCGCGCGCCGTTTTCCGGCCTCCGACGCGGCCGAGGCCCGCTACGTGCCGACCGCATTGCTGGTCTCTAGGTGATGGGGAAGTCGAAGTACGTGTCCGGGTATGGCTCGTCCTTGAGTGTGTAGTGCCACCACTCGCAGTCGTAAGGACGGAAGCCGCTGGCCTCCATGATGGACCGCAACGCCAGCCGGTTCGCCTGCTCAGCCGGCGCTATCGCGCCGGCGCCGTGATGCGAGACCGGATCCATCAGGTCATGGCCCCCTCCCATCGCGGCCAGCTCGCGGGTTTCCACGTGATACAGCGTCAGATCGACTGTGCTGCCCCGGCTGTGGCCGGACTTGGCCGCCACGTACCCCTTCTCGAACATCCCGGCGCGGTCGATGTTCGGATAGTGCCGCGGTTTCGTCCGGCCGTCCTCGGGCTGACGCGACCAGCGCAGGAAGCAGTCCACCGCCCGCTGGGGACGGTAGCCGTCCCACAGCACCAGCCCGAAGCCGAGGGATTCGGCGCGTTTCTGCGCTTCCTCCAGTGCGGTGCACAACGCCGTCGTGCCGACGATCCGGTTCGCCAGGTAGCCGTCGACCGGCTTGCCGGTGAAGTTGTCCCACGTCGCATACTTGGCGTCCCACCGGACGCCGGACACGAGTTGGTCCACGAAGACGAAGTCGTCGGTCACCGCGGCGCCCCCGTGAGCGTCACCGACACCAGCCGGTCGATGACCTCGGCCATCGGGAACCCGGCGGCCGCCATCATCCTCGGGTAGCGGCTGTAGGAGGTCAGGCCGGGGAAGGTGTTGACCTCGTTGAGGACCACGGTGCCGTCGTCCTTCAGGAAGAAGTCCACGCGCGAGAGCCCCCGACAGCCCAGCGCCCGGTACACGACCTTCGCAGTCTCCTGAATCAGAGACCGCGACCGCGCCGGGATGTCGGCGGGGACGACGAACGTCGCGTTCTCCGAGCCGGTCTCCGGCGCGCTCTCCTGGTGGATCTTGAAGAAGCCGTGGGTGAGCGCGACCCGGTCCACCTCGCCGACCAGCAGATCGTCGCCGGCGCCAAGGACGGCGCAGCCGATCTCGTCGGCGACGACGGCTTGCTCGATCAGCACCTTCGCGTCGTACAACCGCGCCGTCTCCACCGCGGCGGACAACTGGTCTCTGCCGGACACCTTGCTGACGCCGAACGAGGATCCCGAGCGCGCCGGCTTCACGAAGACCGGATAGGGCAGCTCGTCGGGCTCGATCTTCTGCTGCGGCGTGACGGTCCAGAACCTGGGCGTGGCGATGCCGACGTTCTGGACGACGAGGTAGGTGAGTGTCTTGTCCATGCACAGCGCGGAGGTCTGGACGTCGCAGCCCACGTACGGGATGCCGGCCAGCTCCAGCAGGCCCTGCATCGCGCCGTCCTCGCCGAGCCTGCCGTGCAGCACCGGCAGGACCAGTTCCAGGCTGACCGTCTCGTAGCGTCCCTGGTCCAGGACGAGCAGTCCGCGCACGTTCCGGTCCGGCGACAGCACCGCCGGACGGCTGTTTCCGTTCTCCCAGTCCCCGTCCGGGCCGTGGCACAGTCTCCACGCGCCGCTCTTCGTGATCCCGATATAGAAGGGCTCGTACTTGTCGGTGTCGAGGTGCTTCGCGACCTCCCGCGCGGACTTGACCGAGACGGGATGTTCCTCGGAACAGCCCCCGAACATGATGCCGATCTTCAGCTTATCCATGGTGATTCCTGCTCTCGAACTTCAGACAGTTGATGAGGGAGTTCTCGACGGTGTCGCTCAGGGCGTGGTCGGTGTAGTAGGCGGTGTGCGGGCTGACGAGCACATTCGGCAGTTCCTGCAACCGCAGCAGCGTTTTGCTTTCTATGGGATGGTCGCGACGGTCGGCGTAGAAGATCCCTTCTTCACCCTCCAATACATCCAGCGCGGCGCCGCCCAACCGACCGCTTTCCAGCGCTTGGAGAAGGGCCTCGGTATCGAGAAGCGAGCCGCGTCCGGTGTTGATGACGAACGCGTCGGGCTTCATGGTCCCGATCCGCTGATGGTTCAAGAGATGATGGGTCTCGGCGGTCAGCGGTGTATGAAGCGTGACGATGTCGCTGTGCCGCAGTAGTCCGTCGAACGGCACGTATTCGGCCGAGCTTTTGGGGCTTCGGTCGTGAGCCAGCACGCGGCAGCCGAAGCCCCGCAGCCGATCGACGACCGCGGCGCCGATTCGGCCCGTCCCGACCACCCCGACGGTCAGATCTCGCAGCTCCCTGCCACGGACGTCATGAAGTCGGTAGTCGTGGACGTCGGTGCGGCGGATAAGGGATTTGGCGTGGCGTACCGCCATCAGCATCAACATCACCGTGTAATCGGCGACGCTGTCGGGCGAATAGTTGACGTTCTCCACACGGATGCCGACGCTGTGTGCGTAGTCGACATCGAGGTGGTTGTAGCCGATGCTCCGCGTGGAGATATACGCGACGCCAGCGCGGCTGAGCGCTTGAAGCGCGGCATTGCTGATGTGCGTCTTGTGGCCGACACTCACACAACGGTTTCCCGACGCCAGCGCGGCGTTCGCCTCGGACACCGGTTCCTCGGTGATGGTAGGGACAACGCCGAACCCCGTTGCCAGCTCTCGGAACAAGACCGCCTCGTCCTGGCCGCATCCGTAGATGGTGATTCCCATGGCGTCCAGTCAAGGCAATGCGAGGTTGCCGGTATGTATGAGGTTTTCGATACACCGGCGATATGCCGCTGTGCTTTGACTGTTCGCTATGACCTACACCGAGTCCGCCCCGTGATCCCGCTCCGTCTCGATGAGATCGCCGCCGTCGTCGGCGGCACGGTCGCCGGCGACGACGCCGTGACCGTCAGCGCGCCGGCCGTGATCGACGGCCGTTCGGCCGAGCCCGGCGGGCTGTTCGTCGCCTTCGCCGGCGAGCACGCCGACGGCCACGACTACGTCGAGCAGGCCGCGCGCGCCGGCGCGGTGGCCGTGCTCGGCTCGCGGCCCACGGCGTTGCCGACGGTCGTCGTCCCGGACGCGCGGGCCGCGTTGCAGGTGCTCGCCGCGTACGTCGTGGGGCGGCTGCGGGCCGGACTGACCGGACTGACGGTGGTCGGAGTGACCGGCTCGCAGGGCAAGACCGGAACGAAGGACCTGATCGCGGCGGTGCTGTCCGGCACCGCGCCGACGGTCGCCACGGCCGGCTCGCTCAACAACGAGCTCGGCGTGCCGCTGACCATGCTGCGGGCCGGCGCCGACACCCGGTTCCTGGTGCTGGAGATGGGGGCGCGGCACGTCGGCGACATCGCCGCGCTCACCGGCCTGGTCGCGCCGGACATCGCGGTGGTCCTGAACGTCGGCCGGGCCCACCTCGGCGAGTTCGGCACCCGCGGGGCCATCGCCCGGACCAAGGGCGAGCTGGTACGGGGCCTGGCACCGGGCGGCACCGCGGTCCTGAACGCCGACGACCCCCGCGTGGCCGCGATGCGCGCCCTCACCGACGGCCCGGTCCGCGCCTTCGGCCGCGCCGAGCACGCCGACGTGCAGGTGCTCTACCTGGTGCTGGACCGGCTCGGCCGGCCCTCGTTCACGCTGCGGACGGCCCAGGCCCAGGCCGTGGTCACGCTGCCGCACGTGGGCGCGCACCAGGCGCTCAACGCGGCGGCGGCCGTGGCGGCGGGCCTGGCGGCCGGCGTGCCGCTGGAGGCCGCGACGAAGGCACTGGCCACCGCTTCC
The Catenulispora sp. GP43 genome window above contains:
- the murF gene encoding UDP-N-acetylmuramoyl-tripeptide--D-alanyl-D-alanine ligase, yielding MIPLRLDEIAAVVGGTVAGDDAVTVSAPAVIDGRSAEPGGLFVAFAGEHADGHDYVEQAARAGAVAVLGSRPTALPTVVVPDARAALQVLAAYVVGRLRAGLTGLTVVGVTGSQGKTGTKDLIAAVLSGTAPTVATAGSLNNELGVPLTMLRAGADTRFLVLEMGARHVGDIAALTGLVAPDIAVVLNVGRAHLGEFGTRGAIARTKGELVRGLAPGGTAVLNADDPRVAAMRALTDGPVRAFGRAEHADVQVLYLVLDRLGRPSFTLRTAQAQAVVTLPHVGAHQALNAAAAVAAGLAAGVPLEAATKALATASLSKWRMELRGLAGGATLLNDSYNANPDSTRAALDALAAIEAARRIAVLGEMRELGPTAEAEHRAVGRYAADRADIVVAVGDAARPIAAAAGARAVTLPDNDTAVAWLREHVAAGDVVLVKASRGGRLDEVAAGLV
- a CDS encoding sensor histidine kinase produces the protein MTRPQGLSARLKLTFSYAGLVMLAGSLLITVAWVFALRWLPNSAPMKGAKPMAPDAPGTGGTTPIVLILGPSRSDLMRGFAPAAAVAVLALLVLGLVGGWFLAGRMLAPLTRITEATRQAATGSLSHRIELEGSNDEFRELADAFDAMLAQLEAHVAEQRRFAANASHELRTPLAVTQSLLDAARDDPHRDTARLIERLHAVNTRAIDLTAALLLLTRANQRSFAREEVDLSLMAEEAAETLLPLAEKRGLAIETAGGVAPAVGSPALLLQLATNLVHNAIVHNLPGRGTVWVSTEAGPDGVGLTVENTGGHLAPALVATLTEPFQRGTERVQNDHGGVGLGLAIVKSITAAHDGTLALAARPDGGLRVTVRLPSARRFPASDAAEARYVPTALLVSR
- the vanA gene encoding D-alanine--(R)-lactate ligase, yielding MDKLKIGIMFGGCSEEHPVSVKSAREVAKHLDTDKYEPFYIGITKSGAWRLCHGPDGDWENGNSRPAVLSPDRNVRGLLVLDQGRYETVSLELVLPVLHGRLGEDGAMQGLLELAGIPYVGCDVQTSALCMDKTLTYLVVQNVGIATPRFWTVTPQQKIEPDELPYPVFVKPARSGSSFGVSKVSGRDQLSAAVETARLYDAKVLIEQAVVADEIGCAVLGAGDDLLVGEVDRVALTHGFFKIHQESAPETGSENATFVVPADIPARSRSLIQETAKVVYRALGCRGLSRVDFFLKDDGTVVLNEVNTFPGLTSYSRYPRMMAAAGFPMAEVIDRLVSVTLTGAPR
- a CDS encoding D-isomer specific 2-hydroxyacid dehydrogenase family protein, whose translation is MGITIYGCGQDEAVLFRELATGFGVVPTITEEPVSEANAALASGNRCVSVGHKTHISNAALQALSRAGVAYISTRSIGYNHLDVDYAHSVGIRVENVNYSPDSVADYTVMLMLMAVRHAKSLIRRTDVHDYRLHDVRGRELRDLTVGVVGTGRIGAAVVDRLRGFGCRVLAHDRSPKSSAEYVPFDGLLRHSDIVTLHTPLTAETHHLLNHQRIGTMKPDAFVINTGRGSLLDTEALLQALESGRLGGAALDVLEGEEGIFYADRRDHPIESKTLLRLQELPNVLVSPHTAYYTDHALSDTVENSLINCLKFESRNHHG
- a CDS encoding response regulator transcription factor, which codes for MRVLVVEDELYMAEAIRDGLRLDAIAADIAGDGDTALELLGVNSYDIAVLDRDIPGPSGDEVAKRIIASGTGMPILMLTAADRLDDKASGFELGADDYLTKPFALRELVLRLRALDRRRAHSRPPVREIAGLRLDPFRREVFRDGRYVALTRKQFAVLEVLIAAEGGVVSAEQLLERAWDENADPFTNAVRITVSALRKRLGEPWVIATVPGVGYRIDADPGAPREGGNRD
- the vanX gene encoding D-Ala-D-Ala dipeptidase VanX, translating into MTDDFVFVDQLVSGVRWDAKYATWDNFTGKPVDGYLANRIVGTTALCTALEEAQKRAESLGFGLVLWDGYRPQRAVDCFLRWSRQPEDGRTKPRHYPNIDRAGMFEKGYVAAKSGHSRGSTVDLTLYHVETRELAAMGGGHDLMDPVSHHGAGAIAPAEQANRLALRSIMEASGFRPYDCEWWHYTLKDEPYPDTYFDFPIT
- a CDS encoding alkaline phosphatase family protein produces the protein MSSKPQGTFRRTLRSGAIITAAVAVLGAGADAAFSIAAPAAAATGAATAADASTLTQTTTGAVQQGAPVTFAYSVPAGSVSATNWIGIYKPTDTPGTQGSTSWQYVTAAAGTATFDTHALAAGDWKVYLFANDGYTVLAGPITLTVTPAAPPVVVPPQPDTGTGPNLIVNGGAEQGEGTTDGVDTNTIPGWKVDGLLNSVAYGATGGEGVSGFPKLTSPGPVDRGQNLFAGGGGGVSTGTQVADVKAAARQIDSGKVTYNLTAWLGGSGTVADTAGVVSTFLDAHGKALGTATLAPATPAMRGNATGLIPEQSLGKIPAGTRSIRTVLTVTGNQPTDRTGHGLGFADDLSLRVSAPIAAPAAPKPPVAKVPGYDHVFVVMMENQDYKGIVGNTGQAPYLNSLIPKGANLTGALGETHPSDPNYVALAGGSLFGVTDNTPFTSTVNAQHIGDLVDNAGGSWRGYMENAAQPCDTTAHGAYTIDDLPFYFFNDVKNNPVNCAAHLLPLTQMSTDLKSTATTPTFAWLSADDCDDMEGCGVKAGDTWLANTLPAIFNSPAWKTQRSLLIITWDEDAADGQQHLQNIPTLVLGSQGTVKAGSTSSDRYTHYSVLRTIEAGLGLPSLTKNDLYAPAIEGIWGRQDGDDQ